A region from the Danaus plexippus chromosome 26, MEX_DaPlex, whole genome shotgun sequence genome encodes:
- the LOC133319699 gene encoding uncharacterized protein LOC133319699 gives MKVARLNETFPQAELRRLKQAEAAQRAAETPEQSQDRRRQHAEYLVSQRAAETPEQSQARRQQNAEYLASQRASETPEQSQDRCRQHAEYLASQRAAETPEQSQARRQQNAEYLASQRASETPEQSQARRLQQATYIGSQRATETVEAAEARRRAVAERAQQRRLIFTRNAWGVFDKAAFEYDETLDYESHKLIKIEAMNKECRFCGALKWKEEAAGMCCSGGKVVLPSIDEPVEPLKELFSNETDESRRFLKNIRKYNTCFHMTSFGADNIVSMPGFCPTFTIQGQIYHTIGSLLPAANTQPKFLQVYFMGDEEAQVDRRSEYVPGVERNAVQKIQKVLHDHNVLVHEFKMANDRVTSDNYKVVIHPDRVPRGEHERRFNAPTTNEIAAVVVSTEQTASRDIVIQAHDGRLTRVPDTHRFYDALEYPIIFWKGQEGYSFDIPQTNPVTKQPIPNKKVSCKDFYAYHMMVRRNNFNLLLRCRFLFLQFLVDMYVKVESERLRFIALNQTKLRAENYIHLQDAVRNDADLDPNNLGQLVILPSSFVNSPRYLHEYTQDAFTYVRNYRRPDLFITMTCNPAWPEITKELIPGQNATDRHDLTARLFKIKVQKLVALLTKGKIFGDMKCFMYSIEWQKRGLPHVHLLLWLTEKLRPNQIDEVISAEIPNPESDRKLYDTVTKNMIHGPCGALNPSSPCMKEGKCTKKYPRALLKDTQTNDKGYPLYRRRTPGNGGRTITLKTRGGTQEVLVDNSWIVPYSPLLSKIYNCHINVEFCNTVQAIKYICKYINKGSDQAIFNIRQQGNVNIDPRDEVQTYRAGRYVSSNEAAWRILGLPLHERHPTVTHLAVHLPNGQRIYFTENNFRERMAAPPKTTLTAFFLLCQNDAFAKTLLYVDVPRYYTWNVSSKEWKRRLQGTPVDGWPGVKAGDALGRIYTVHVSNFECYCLRMLLNVVQGPTSFLDLKTVDGQELETFRQACEKLGLLEDDNHWDATMEEAVLYRSPSQIRELFAILICTCGLSNPLQLWDKYKSALSEDILHRFERMDQVNNDLCFNEALRHIEDKIITISGKKLSDFGMPTPERRGELSTDLIKELSYDIALLDAQVSETEPRLLPEQKNIYNKILQRVELDKGGLFFLDAPGGTGKTFLLNLLLAKIRKDRKVALAVASSGIAATLLSGGRTAHSVFKLPLNLASEETPTCNISKSSARGALLQQCMLIVWDECTMSHKRAIEALDRCLQDIHSNRKLMGGVVVLLAGDLRQTLPVIERGTAADEINACLKASYLWSKVEKLYLTTNMRVQLFSDVESGAYCSKTARNW, from the coding sequence ATGAAAGTAGCTAGACTTAACGAGACGTTTCCACAGGCCGAACTGCGAAGGCTTAAACAAGCAGAGGCAGCTCAAAGAGCTGCTGAGACACCAGAGCAGTCCCAAGATAGACGTCGACAGCATGCTGAGTATCTAGTATCTCAACGGGCTGCAGAGACACCCGAACAGTCTCAAGCTCGACGTCAACAGAACGCTGAATATCTGGCATCTCAACGGGCTTCTGAGACACCCGAACAGTCCCAGGATCGATGTCGACAGCATGCTGAATATCTAGCATCTCAACGGGCTGCGGAGACACCCGAACAGTCTCAAGCTCGACGTCAACAGAACGCTGAATATCTGGCATCTCAACGGGCTTCTGAGACACCCGAACAGTCTCAAGCTCGGCGTCTTCAGCAAGCGACTTACATAGGGTCCCAAAGAGCTACTGAAACTGTTGAAGCTGCTGAAGCTCGCAGACGCGCTGTTGCTGAAAGGGCACAACAGCGacgattaatatttacaagaaacGCGTGGGGAGTATTCGATAAAGCTGCATTTGAGTACGATGAAACTCTTGATTACGAAAGCCACaagcttataaaaatagaagcgATGAATAAAGAATGCAGATTTTGCGGTGCTCTTAAATGGAAAGAGGAAGCTGCAGGCATGTGTTGTTCGGGAGGAAAAGTAGTTCTTCCTTCAATAGACGAGCCTGTTGAACCTCTTAAAGaacttttttcaaatgaaacagATGAATCTCgccgttttttaaaaaacataagaaaatacaatacatgcTTCCATATGACATCTTTTGGAGCTGATAACATTGTGTCGATGCCAGGATTTTGCCCGACTTTTACAATCCAAGGGCAAATATACCACACAATTGGCTCTTTGCTTCCTGCTGCTAATACGCAACCAAAATTTTTGCAAGTTTATTTCATGGGTGATGAGGAAGCACAAGTTGATAGGCGTTCTGAGTACGTACCAGGTGTGGAAAGAAACGCagttcaaaaaatacaaaaagttctACATGATCACAACGTTTTAGtgcatgaatttaaaatggctAATGATAGAGTGACTAGCGATAATTACAAGGTCGTGATACACCCAGATCGTGTACCACGTGGTGAACACGAAAGACGATTCAATGCCCCGACCACAAACGAAATAGCTGCCGTAGTAGTTAGTACTGAACAAACTGCGTCTCGGGACATTGTTATTCAGGCGCACGATGGCCGGCTTACTAGAGTTCCGGACACTCATAGATTTTATGATGCTCTCGAGTACCCGATAATTTTTTGGAAAGGACAAGAGGGGTACAGTTTTGATATTCCTCAGACAAACCCAGTTACAAAACAGCCTATACCGAACAAAAAAGTGTCGTGCAAAGACTTTTATGCATATCATATGATGGTACGTcgcaacaattttaatttattgcttcgATGTAGGTTTCTCTTTCTTCAGTTTTTGGTGGACATGTATGTCAAAGTGGAGAGTGAGCGCTTAAGGTTTATTGCTTTAAACCAAACAAAACTGCGAGcagaaaactatatacatttacaagaCGCGGTCAGGAATGATGCGGATTTAGATCCAAACAATTTGGGTCAATTGGTAATACTCCCATCGTCATTTGTAAATAGCCCGAGATATCTTCATGAGTACACGCAGGATGCGTTCACATACGTGCGTAACTACAGGAGGCCTGATCTGTTTATTACAATGACATGTAATCCCGCTTGGCCAGAAATTACTAAAGAGCTCATTCCAGGTCAAAATgcaacagacagacatgacTTAACAGccaggttatttaaaataaaagtacaaaaattgGTTGCTCTACTTacaaaaggtaaaatatttggaGATATGAAGTGTTTCATGTACTCGATCGAGTGGCAAAAAAGAGGTCTGCCTCACGTGCACTTACTGCTGTGGTTGACGGAAAAATTACGCCCCAACCAAATTGATGAAGTCATAAGTGCGGAGATACCAAATCCAGAAAGTGATCGAAAACTCTACGATACTGtaaccaaaaatatgattcacgGTCCCTGTGGTGCACTAAATCCGTCATCACCATGCATGAAAGAAGGAAAATGCACCAAAAAGTATCCAAGGGCGCTTTTGAAAGATACTCAAACTAACGACAAAGGCTATCCTTTGTACAGGCGTAGAACACCAGGAAATGGCGGCCGTACGATAACTCTAAAAACCCGAGGTGGAACACAGGAAGTATTGGTTGACAATAGCTGGATTGTCCCATATTCTCCTCTTCtgtctaaaatttataactgtcaCATAAATGTAGAGTTCTGCAATACGGTACAggcgataaaatatatttgtaaatatataaacaaaggcAGCGACCAGgctatttttaacattcgaCAGCAAGGGAATGTTAATATTGACCCGAGAGATGAGGTGCAAACGTATCGAGCCGGTAGATATGTTAGTAGTAACGAAGCAGCGTGGCGGATCTTGGGTCTGCCTCTGCATGAAAGACACCCAACAGTCACTCACCTTGCGGTTCATCTGCCTAATGGTCAGCGGATTTACTTcactgaaaacaattttagagaGAGAATGGCCGCACCACCTAAGACGACACTAACTGCATTTTTCCTGCTTTGCCAAAATGACGCATTtgcaaaaacattactttatgtTGACGTACCCCGCTACTATACATGGAACGTGTCGTCGAAAGAATGGAAACGTCGTTTACAAGGCACACCTGTCGACGGCTGGCCAGGTGTGAAGGCAGGAGATGCTCTTGGGCGCATTTACACAGTGCATGTTAGTAACTTCGAATGTTACTGTTTGCGAATGCTGCTGAATGTAGTACAGGGCCCCACTAGCTTTTTGGATCTAAAAACAGTTGACGGCCAAGAACTTGAAACTTTTCGACAAGCGTGTGAGAAGTTGGGGTTGTTGGAAGATGACAACCACTGGGATGCCACAATGGAAGAGGCAGTGCTGTATCGCTCTCCTTCGCAAATAAGAGAACTATTTGCAATATTGATATGCACTTGCGGTTTATCCAATCCTCTTCAACTATGGGATAAGTATAAATCTGCATTATCGGAGGATATCTTGCATAGATTTGAAAGGATGGATCAAGTCAACAATGATCTATGTTTCAATGAAGCACTGAGACATATAGAggacaaaataataacgattTCCGGTAAGAAATTGTCTGACTTCGGTATGCCTACACCAGAGCGTCGAGGAGAGTTGTCGACCGATTTGATCAAAGAGCTAAGCTACGATATTGCTTTATTAGACGCTCAGGTCAGCGAAACTGAACCACGCCTGCTACccgaacaaaaaaacatttataacaaaatattacaacgaGTTGAGCTTGACAAAGGCGGCCTTTTCTTTCTTGACGCCCCGGGCGGTAcaggtaaaacatttttgcttaATTTGCTTCTAGCAAAAATTCGTAAGGACCGTAAAGTTGCATTAGCGGTGGCTTCCTCTGGGATCGCTGCAACATTGCTGAGCGGTGGACGAACGGCACATtcggtttttaaattacctctTAATCTGGCGAGCGAAGAAACCCCAACGTGCAACATCAGTAAGAGCAGTGCCCGTGGCGCCCTCTTGCAACAATGTATGCTGATCGTGTGGGACGAGTGCACTATGTCACACAAACGCGCCATTGAGGCGCTTGATCGCTGTCTACAAGATATTCACAGCAATCGAAAGTTGATGGGTGGTGTGGTAGTGTTATTGGCAGGGGATTTAAGACAGACTTTACCTGTTATCGAGAGAGGCACTGCAGCAGATGAAATTAACGCATGTCTAAAAGCCTCATATCTGTGGTCTAAAGTTGAAAAGCTTTATCTTACCACTAACATGCGAGTCCAGTTATTCAGCGATGTCGAATCAGGAGCATATTGCTCAAAAACTGCTAGAAATTGGTGA
- the LOC133319701 gene encoding piggyBac transposable element-derived protein 4-like has translation MKKNVPRGFYEENVATVDDIDVSAVVWKDNKPVNLLSTYVGAEPATTVTRFDKSKKERVAIPCPKVIKEYNAHMGGVDLLDSFIGRYHITMKSRKWTMRLFYHFLDLAVINSWVMFKKVNNMKGNDQLLNLGTFRLELAETLCKLGLPANGAKGGRPSGSTIQRELVMKKFRGPAQTIPLKDVRLDQTCLALGSLAG, from the coding sequence ATGAAAAAGAACGTACCCAGAGGATTCTATGAGGAAAACGTGGCGACTGTGGATGATATTGACGTAAGTGCTGTTGTGTGGAAAGATAACAAGCCCGTTAACCTTCTTTCCACTTACGTAGGAGCAGAACCAGCAACCACAGTCACACGCTTTGATAAATCGAAGAAAGAGAGAGTTGCTATTCCATGCCCCAAAGTAATCAAGGAGTACAATGCCCACATGGGAGGCGTGGACTTATTAGACTCATTTATAGGTCGTTATCACATCACAATGAAGAGCCGCAAGTGGACGATGCgcttattttatcatttcctGGACCTTGCAGTTATAAATTCATGGGTTATGTTCAAGaaggtaaataatatgaaaggaAATGATCAACTTCTCAATTTGGGTACATTCAGGCTAGAACTTGCTGAAACCCTCTGCAAATTGGGTCTACCTGCAAATGGCGCTAAAGGTGGTCGACCTAGTGGGAGCACAATACAAAGAGAACTTGTAATGAAGAAGTTCCGTGGACCAGCTCAAACAATTCCTTTGAAAGACGTCAGATTAGATCAGACATGTTTGGCATTGGGCAGTTTGGCTGGATAA
- the LOC133319680 gene encoding piggyBac transposable element-derived protein 3-like, whose protein sequence is MPRLLESEITKYLETLEDSEDGLDGSDSEVEDEGHYYQTARDVLRDLENSDEGENAQSDKVDADPPLVIDNDENMPDPPILEAEEAAPQSRSQGISKRPLVWRKRNLVTAEDSLIFRGETQITEALMSCNTPYDFFSFYFTSDLKKQIVEQSNLYAVQKQISNPEVINENILNKFLGILIYTSVIKFPNTRAYWSEKFGYDHIKNTMPLKKFEKIRSTLHFADDTLCLPKDHPDYDRLFKIRPLEETLNCQFGKVPLDQRLSIDEQMCATKMSHYIKQYMPNKLHKWGFKLYLICSLQGYAHRF, encoded by the coding sequence ATGCCGCGATTACTAGAAAGCGAAATTACAAAGTATTTAGAAACTCTTGAAGATTCAGAAGACGGCTTAGACGGGTCAGACTCCGAAGTAGAGGATGAAGGTCACTATTATCAAACAGCTCGAGATGTTCTTCGAGACCTTGAAAATAGTGATGAAGGTGAGAATGCCCAGTCTGATAAAGTGGATGCTGATCCTCCTCTTGTCATCGACAACGATGAAAATATGCCAGACCCTCCTATTTTGGAAGCCGAAGAAGCAGCACCCCAGAGTAGATCACAAGGGATTTCTAAACGACCTCTGGTTTGGCGAAAACGGAATCTTGTTACTGCTGAAGACAGCCTTATTTTTAGGGGAGAAACTCAGATAACGGAAGCATTGATGTCTTGTAACACGccgtatgattttttttcattttattttacatcagATCTAAAAAAGCAAATTGTAGAACAAAGTAACTTATACGCAGTCCAGAAACAAATCTCCAATCCTgaagttataaatgaaaacatcCTAAATAAATTCCTAGGCATTCTGATTTACACctcagttataaaatttccaaACACCAGGGCTTACTGGAGTGAAAAATTTGGTTATgatcacataaaaaatactatgccgctaaaaaagtttgaaaaaataagatCCACTCTCCATTTTGCCGACGATACGTTATGCTTGCCCAAAGATCATCCAGACTATGACAGGCTATTCAAAATAAGACCTCTTGAGGAAACGCTCAACTGCCAGTTTGGGAAGGTTCCCTTAGACCAAAGGCTTTCCATAGACGAGCAGATGTGTGCAACCAAAATGAGCCATTACATAAAGCAATACATGCCCAATAAACTCCACAAGTGGgggtttaaattatatctcatCTGCAGTCTACAAGGATATGCTCATAGATTTTAG
- the LOC116774404 gene encoding uncharacterized protein LOC116774404 encodes MTKEEQIDRFNKMNEEVEPFRQNLTDCARQVKASMIDVEHFLKRIPQSSMQGKCFVACILKRNSIIVNNKISRENLLEANRAVYGQDSEVMTRLNTAIVECSDVVEGIFEVCEYSSVFNDCMHMKMEHILDKVTMERRMEALGQMTSDPDVWTDEDDEILKLIKDEL; translated from the coding sequence ATGACAAAAGAGGAACAAATtgatagatttaataaaatgaatgaagaAGTAGAGCCGTTCAGACAGAATTTGACGGACTGCGCTCGTCAGGTCAAAGCATCTATGATCGACGTGGAGCATTTTTTAAAACGCATTCCGCAGTCGTCGATGCAGGGCAAATGTTTCGTGGCCTGCATACTTAAACGAAATTCTATTatagtaaacaataaaatctcCAGAGAGAATCTTTTGGAGGCCAATCGAGCTGTCTACGGCCAAGATAGCGAAGTCATGACGAGATTGAACACCGCTATAGTTGAATGCAGCGACGTTGTTGAAGGCATATTCGAAGTTTGTGAATATTCATCCGTTTTTAACGACTGCATGCACATGAAGATGGAACATATTTTGGATAAAGTGACGATGGAAAGAAGGATGGAGGCGTTGGGTCAGATGACATCGGATCCGGATGTTTGGACCGATGAGGACGATGAAATACTTAAGCTAATTAAGGACGAattgtga
- the LOC133319700 gene encoding uncharacterized protein LOC133319700, giving the protein MSSNTMTLIEKLSGRDNYPTWKFSVQTYLEHEELWDCVESSNEVDVKKDTKAKSKIILLVDPINYIHIQQAKTAKEVWDNLAKAFDDKGLTRRVGLLRDLITTTLDGCQNIEDYVNRIMSTALKLRNIGFIVNNEWLGTLLLAGLPDVYQPMIMGLESSGLAITADLVKTKLLQDIRKSDNAALYVNRSKINSQNAKQTSDKSSKANKGPRCFICNKYGHVSKYCRSKKKEQKSNENSGYVAVFSASMSNDNGWYVDLGASMHLTMHRDWLYDEIPPLVDTIKVADDKKLTVKACEFTSEPDTHKAENHNSELTLETSEQSATSDESYHSDEGSLYEPEETIDLQDIYSNVTTRSKNRRNIEEIVDDLNGCENAEKEETETKDECQGPSHAEAFEALEIAFKWFERQEESDSLQLLQLMRIRDLAALKRCDSLRQRSITSYFQPKL; this is encoded by the exons ATGTCTTCAAATACGATGACTCTGATTGAAAAGCTGTCAGGAAGAGATAATTATCCCACCTGGAAATTCTCTGTGCAAACTTACCTTGAACACGAGGAGTTGTGGGATTGCGTCGAGTCTTCAAATGAAGTTGATGTTAAAAAGGACACCAAAGCCAAAtccaagataattttattggttGATCCTAtcaactatatacatattcaaCAAGCTAAAACGGCAAAGGAGGTGTGGGATAACCTGGCAAAAGCTTTCGACGACAAAGGACTGACCAGGCGAGTCGGATTATTGAGAGACCTGATCACAACGACACTAGACGGATGCCAGAACATCGAGGACTATGTTAACAGAATTATGTCAACTGCCCTCAAGTTAAGAAACATAGGTTTCATTGTAAACAATGAATGGTTGGGTACTTTACTTTTGGCAGGATTGCCGGATGTTTATCAACCAATGATAATGGGCTTAGAAAGTTCTGGTTTGGCAATTACAGCTGACTTAGTAAAAACCAAGCTCCTTCAAGACATTAGAAAGTCAGATAATGCTGCGCTGTATGTTAACAGAAGTAAAATTAACTCACAGAATGCCAAACAAACTTCAGACAAATCAAGTAAAGCAAATAAAGGTCCAAGGTGTTTTATCTGCAACAAGTATGGGCATGTAAGCAAGTACTGTAGAAGCAAGAAAAAGGAACAAAAGTCAAATGAGAACTCCGGCTATGTGGCAGTATTTTCAGCATCAATGAGTAATGACAATGGCTGGTATGTAGACTTGGGAGCATCAATGCATCTCACAATGCACCGTGACTGGCTCTATGATGAAATACCACCTCTGGTTGATACTATTAAAGTGGCTGATGACAAGAAACTCACTGTGAAAGCATGTG AATTCACTTCAGAACCTGATACACATAAAGCTGAAAACCATAATAGTGAATTAACATTAGAAACATCAGAACAAAGTGCAACAAGTGATGAGTCATATCACTCAGATGAAGGATCTTTGTATGAACCTGAAGAAACAATAGATTTGCAAGACATATATTCAAATGTGACAACCAGATCaaaaaatagaagaaatataGAAG AAATAGTTGACGATTTAAATGGTTGCGAGAATGCAGAAAAAGAAGAGACTGAAACTAAGGATGAATGTCAAGGACCATCTCATGCTGAAGCTTTTGAAGCTCTAGAAATAGCTTTTAAGTGGTTTGAAAGACAGGAGGAATCGGATTCCTTACAGCTGTTACAACTGATGCGCATCAGGGATTTAGCTGCATTGAAAAGATGTGATTCATTACGTCAAAGATCAATAACAAGTTATTTTCAaccaaaattgtaa
- the LOC133319702 gene encoding uncharacterized protein LOC133319702 gives MSDSSDSVKTVSSQPDAKITTRHTRKMRVSTDRQDNSVRKIKIKVPPFSPDDPELWFALLEGQFESDNITDDHIKFRNVTNNLDLQYGKSVKDIIINPPAKNRYEKIKTELIKRLSASHEKKVKQLLTHEELGDRKPSQFLRHLQDLAGPSVPDDFLKSIWSNRLPHNMQTVLAVIIL, from the coding sequence ATGAGTGACAGCAGTGATTCAGTAAAAACAGTCAGTTCCCAACCGGATGCCAAAATCACCACGCGGCATACTCGAAAGATGCGCGTTTCCACGGACCGTCAGGACAATAGTGtgcgaaaaataaaaattaaagttccCCCTTTCTCTCCTGATGATCCGGAATTGTGGTTCGCTTTGTTGGAAGGTCAGTTCGAAAGTGACAACATTACGGATGACCATATAAAATTCCGAAACGTCACGAACAACTTAGATCTCCAATATGGAAAGTCAGTAAAGGATATCATAATCAATCCTCCGGCGAAAAACAGATACGAAAAAATTAAGACCGAATTAATCAAGCGCCTTTCTGCTTCACACGAAAAAAAGGTGAAACAGTTACTCACGCATGAAGAGCTCGGCGATAGGAAGCCGTCACAATTCCTTCGCCACCTTCAAGACTTGGCTGGACCCTCTGTACCTGACGATTTCCTGAAATCTATATGGAGCAACCGCCTCCCACATAACATGCAAACGGTGCtagctgttattattttataa